The genomic DNA GGGCATGTTGTTCAGAAGATTGCTCTCGACATTGAGGATCGAGCGCAGTGCCGGCATTCTGGCGAGCGTTTCCGCTGAAAGCGGCGGCTGGCCGATGATGTAACGCGCCCTGCTGAGGATGTCGTCGTCGAGCCCGGCGATATTTTCGGGATTGGCTTCGAGGACCTCGTATTTCGAATGCAGTTTGGCGCGTGCCTTGTCGCTGAAGATCAGATCGAGCGTGCGCGGCTCGGGCGCGCTGATCGCCAATGGCCGTTCGATATTTGTCATGAGCATCTCCTCCACCGCGGGCGGCTTGCGTTGCCCGGGCTGGAGAATTGATAACCTTCGATCGCAGCGGTTTCCAGTTGGCGGACGAGAAATTGGAGAGCGAGCCTCGCATCGGCCGCTCATCATGAGTGGTCGAAGCAATTGAAAGCGGCATTTGCCTATCAGATAAGCAATTGAAATCTCTCAACATTCATGGCTTTTTCTGTTGACGGTCCGAATTGCTTGAATTAGCTTCAGGCGCGCAATCTCGGCGCGTCGCCGCCGCGGAAAATCGACGAATCGCAAAGGAAACGAACAATGAAGTCAGTATTTAAGAGCGGCCTGCTTGCCTTGGCTTCCCTAGCGCTTCCGGCGGTCGCTTCCGCCCATCCTGCCGTTGGTGATGCTGCCGGCTTCAGCCATGGCTTTGCTCATCCAATGTCCGGGCTCGATCATGTCCTCGCCATGGTGATGGTCGGTGTGGTTGCTTTCCAGCTCGGCGGCCGCGCCATCGCGCTCCTGCCGGTGACCTTCGTTCTGATGATGGCGTCTGGCGGTGCTCTCGGTGTTGCAGGCGTTGCTCTTCCCTACGTTGAAACCGGCATTGCGCTTTCCGTCGTCGTTCTTGGGATCATGGTTGCAATCAATGTCAGAGCGCCGCTGGCCGCGGCGCTCGCCATGGCGGGTCTCTTCGCCGTCTTTCACGGTCATGCCCACGGCGCCGAAATGCCGGAAGATGCAGCCGGGGCCGCCTATGCTGCCGGCTTCATGATGGCAACGGGACTTCTGCATGGCGCCGGCCTAGCTCTCGGCTACGTCATCGG from Rhizobium bangladeshense includes the following:
- a CDS encoding HupE/UreJ family protein, which encodes MKSVFKSGLLALASLALPAVASAHPAVGDAAGFSHGFAHPMSGLDHVLAMVMVGVVAFQLGGRAIALLPVTFVLMMASGGALGVAGVALPYVETGIALSVVVLGIMVAINVRAPLAAALAMAGLFAVFHGHAHGAEMPEDAAGAAYAAGFMMATGLLHGAGLALGYVIGRAGERQAVFVTRAAGGVASLSGLGILAGLI